A single window of Streptomyces sp. NBC_00464 DNA harbors:
- a CDS encoding NAD(P)/FAD-dependent oxidoreductase encodes MSDMTQTYDVVVIGGGAAGLSGALALGRARRSVLVIDAGSPRNAPASHVHNYLGREGTPPSELVAVGRKEASQYGAEIVEGEVTAAEKLPGGAGFRVVRGDGTVVTARRLLVTTGLVDELPPIPGLAECWGQDVLHCPYCHGWEVRDAAIGIVAVTPMAVHQALLWRQWSADVTLFLHNAPEPSDEEYEQLAARGVAVVDGEVTGLEVSGDRLTGVRLAGGRVVPREAVVVQPRFTARSGVLDGLGLHATPLEMGGHTLGTYIAADPAGATEVPGVWVAGNVASLMDQVIDAASAGLKAGRAINGDLVAEDTRSAVEDRRAPFSAEAERQVCEKALGNRRHGLQETR; translated from the coding sequence ATGAGCGACATGACGCAGACGTACGACGTGGTGGTGATCGGTGGCGGGGCCGCCGGCCTGAGCGGGGCGCTGGCCCTGGGGCGGGCCAGGCGTTCGGTGCTGGTGATCGACGCGGGCAGCCCGCGCAACGCACCCGCTTCCCACGTGCACAACTACCTCGGGCGCGAGGGCACCCCGCCCTCGGAGCTGGTGGCCGTGGGCCGCAAGGAGGCGTCCCAGTACGGGGCCGAGATCGTCGAGGGTGAGGTCACGGCGGCGGAGAAGCTGCCGGGCGGCGCCGGGTTCCGCGTCGTGCGGGGGGACGGGACCGTTGTCACCGCGCGGCGCCTCCTCGTCACCACCGGGCTCGTCGACGAGCTGCCGCCGATCCCCGGCCTGGCCGAGTGCTGGGGGCAGGACGTGCTGCACTGCCCGTACTGCCACGGCTGGGAGGTCCGGGACGCGGCGATCGGCATCGTGGCCGTGACGCCGATGGCCGTCCACCAGGCGCTGCTCTGGCGGCAGTGGAGCGCCGACGTCACCCTCTTCCTCCACAACGCGCCCGAGCCGAGCGACGAGGAGTACGAGCAGCTGGCGGCGCGGGGCGTGGCCGTGGTGGACGGGGAGGTGACCGGTCTTGAGGTGAGCGGCGACCGCCTGACCGGGGTGCGGCTGGCCGGTGGCCGGGTCGTTCCGCGCGAGGCCGTCGTGGTCCAGCCGCGGTTCACGGCGCGCTCCGGGGTGCTCGACGGCCTCGGGCTGCACGCCACGCCGCTGGAGATGGGCGGGCACACTCTTGGTACGTACATCGCGGCCGACCCGGCCGGGGCGACGGAGGTGCCGGGGGTGTGGGTGGCCGGTAACGTCGCGAGTCTGATGGATCAGGTCATCGATGCTGCCTCGGCCGGGCTGAAGGCGGGCCGCGCCATCAACGGCGACCTGGTCGCCGAGGACACCCGGAGCGCGGTCGAGGACCGTCGCGCACCCTTCTCGGCCGAGGCCGAGCGCCAGGTCTGCGAGAAGGCCCTCGGAAACCGACGTCACGGACTGCAGGAGACACGATGA
- a CDS encoding ATP-binding protein yields MNETTQLPSFREAFYRRERRSIPLVRRFAREALADWACGVDVGDVLLCVSELATNALVHGVPPGRGFRIHLYWERGGGGRLRIELHDSGDGEVPAVQCAEPCPDAEGGRGLLLVSVLADAWGVGERSPGKVVWCEFAASARIFAESGPCAHHLP; encoded by the coding sequence ATGAACGAGACAACTCAACTCCCCTCCTTCCGTGAGGCGTTCTACCGGCGTGAACGCCGGTCGATCCCGCTCGTACGGAGGTTCGCGCGCGAGGCGCTGGCCGACTGGGCGTGCGGGGTGGATGTCGGCGACGTACTGCTCTGTGTGAGCGAGCTCGCCACCAACGCGCTCGTCCATGGGGTGCCGCCGGGGCGCGGGTTCCGTATTCACCTCTACTGGGAGCGGGGCGGAGGCGGCAGGCTCCGTATCGAGCTGCATGACAGCGGTGACGGCGAGGTCCCGGCCGTTCAGTGCGCCGAGCCCTGTCCCGACGCCGAAGGCGGGCGCGGGCTGCTGCTGGTTTCGGTGCTGGCTGATGCGTGGGGCGTGGGGGAGCGGAGTCCCGGCAAGGTCGTCTGGTGTGAGTTTGCTGCTTCGGCAAGGATCTTTGCCGAATCTGGGCCCTGCGCGCACCATCTTCCGTAG
- a CDS encoding helix-turn-helix domain-containing protein, which translates to MQSAKRNKRVTSWHVIGAQLATFRKAAGMTQAELAERCCVGEDTIASIEQGRRPLQADFARQLDALLDTKGVLEVAVAKVPQKERFPAFVQDFVEYEQEAVTLLSYQNQVVPGLLQTEAYARAVFNSLYPPLEAEEVDERVATRLDRRSLLERKPRPMMNFLLEEVILRRPLGGHEVLREQIQHLLLCAELPFLGLQIMETGRESHAALDGPMVLLETPHHDQLAYIEGQRVSFLVDDLDEVSVLQQKYGMLRSQALSPEESMRLLNELLGET; encoded by the coding sequence ATGCAGTCGGCCAAGAGGAACAAGCGCGTCACGTCCTGGCACGTGATCGGCGCCCAGCTCGCCACGTTTCGCAAGGCGGCCGGGATGACGCAGGCGGAGCTCGCGGAGCGGTGTTGTGTGGGCGAGGACACCATCGCGTCGATCGAGCAGGGGCGGCGGCCGCTTCAGGCGGACTTCGCGCGCCAGTTGGACGCACTGCTGGACACGAAGGGGGTGCTGGAGGTCGCGGTGGCGAAGGTGCCACAGAAGGAGCGGTTTCCGGCGTTCGTACAGGACTTCGTGGAGTACGAGCAGGAAGCGGTGACTCTGCTCTCGTACCAGAACCAGGTGGTTCCGGGGCTGCTTCAGACCGAGGCGTACGCGAGAGCTGTGTTCAACTCTCTCTACCCGCCCCTCGAAGCGGAGGAGGTGGACGAGCGGGTCGCTACACGGCTGGACCGGCGAAGCCTCCTGGAACGCAAGCCAAGGCCGATGATGAACTTCCTGCTCGAAGAGGTCATCCTGCGCCGACCGCTCGGCGGGCACGAGGTGCTACGCGAGCAGATTCAGCACCTCCTACTGTGTGCGGAGCTCCCCTTTCTCGGCCTCCAGATCATGGAAACGGGGCGCGAGAGCCACGCCGCCCTCGATGGCCCGATGGTGTTGTTGGAGACTCCCCATCACGATCAACTCGCCTACATTGAGGGCCAGCGCGTGAGCTTCCTCGTCGACGATCTCGACGAGGTCAGCGTCCTTCAGCAGAAATATGGGATGCTCCGATCGCAGGCGCTCTCGCCCGAGGAGAGCATGCGCCTACTGAACGAACTGCTTGGAGAGACATGA
- a CDS encoding DUF397 domain-containing protein: protein MTRAGHGTGLHWFKSSYSGSEGGDCLEVAYDWHKSSYSASEGGNCVEVSTHPAAVHIRDSKVTDGPVLTVPPHAWSAFLDATV, encoded by the coding sequence ATGACCCGCGCAGGACACGGCACAGGGCTCCACTGGTTCAAGTCCAGCTACAGCGGAAGCGAGGGCGGCGACTGCCTCGAAGTCGCCTACGACTGGCACAAGTCCAGTTACAGCGCCAGTGAGGGCGGCAACTGCGTAGAGGTCTCCACCCACCCCGCCGCCGTGCACATCCGCGATTCCAAGGTCACCGACGGCCCCGTCCTCACCGTCCCCCCGCACGCCTGGTCCGCGTTCCTCGACGCCACGGTCTAG
- a CDS encoding glycoside hydrolase family 3 N-terminal domain-containing protein, with protein MSSTPSLSRRGALIAGTAALAGGLGLAASSQAAVRMPESSRSEVAALSPEQRAGQCVIHSYSGLTPPASLMNAIKEGRTAGVIFFGENIENLSQVESVIQSMNAAHASAPVQAPLLLMTDQEGGMIRRLPGEPVMSAKDVGASADPHQWADFTGSGAGMNLAGIGMNVNLAPVLDVYRQNGDFTDQYERSYSKSAASVASCGSTFITAQQTVGVAATAKHFPGLGPATASQNTDIRPVTITTSAATLRSVDEVPYRDAIAAGTKLVMLSWAIYTALDSTRPAGLSPTVVGELRNRLGYTGVTITDALEAGALQSFGSTSQRVVTAASAGMDLLLCSSRSVSQGDEAVTALRDALASGQLDGAAFDAAAARVAALRAGL; from the coding sequence ATGAGCTCGACACCATCCCTCAGCCGGCGCGGCGCCCTGATCGCCGGAACTGCGGCTCTGGCCGGCGGGCTGGGGCTGGCGGCAAGTTCGCAAGCGGCCGTACGGATGCCGGAGAGCTCACGCTCCGAGGTCGCCGCGCTGTCCCCTGAGCAGCGCGCCGGGCAGTGCGTGATCCACTCCTACTCCGGCCTCACGCCCCCCGCCTCCCTGATGAACGCCATCAAGGAAGGCCGCACGGCCGGTGTGATCTTCTTCGGGGAGAACATCGAGAACCTGAGCCAGGTCGAGAGCGTCATCCAGTCGATGAACGCGGCCCACGCCTCGGCCCCCGTGCAGGCCCCGCTGCTCCTGATGACGGACCAGGAAGGCGGCATGATCCGCCGTCTGCCCGGTGAGCCCGTCATGTCCGCCAAGGACGTCGGCGCCTCCGCCGATCCGCACCAGTGGGCGGACTTCACCGGCAGCGGCGCGGGGATGAACCTCGCCGGCATCGGCATGAACGTCAACCTCGCGCCGGTCCTCGACGTCTACCGCCAGAACGGCGACTTCACCGACCAGTACGAACGCTCGTACAGCAAGTCCGCCGCCTCCGTGGCCAGTTGCGGTTCGACCTTCATCACCGCTCAGCAGACCGTCGGTGTCGCCGCCACGGCCAAGCACTTCCCCGGCCTCGGCCCCGCGACCGCGAGCCAGAACACCGACATCCGCCCCGTCACCATCACCACGTCCGCGGCCACCCTTCGCAGCGTGGACGAGGTGCCGTACCGGGACGCGATCGCCGCCGGTACCAAGCTCGTCATGCTGTCCTGGGCCATCTACACCGCCCTGGACTCCACGCGCCCCGCCGGTCTGTCCCCGACCGTCGTCGGTGAACTGCGCAACCGGCTCGGCTACACGGGCGTCACGATCACCGACGCCCTGGAGGCCGGTGCGCTCCAGTCCTTCGGCAGTACGTCGCAGCGCGTCGTCACGGCCGCGTCCGCGGGCATGGACCTGCTGCTCTGCTCGTCGCGCAGCGTCTCCCAGGGCGACGAGGCGGTGACCGCCCTGAGGGACGCGCTGGCATCGGGCCAACTGGACGGTGCGGCTTTCGATGCCGCCGCCGCGCGCGTTGCCGCTCTTCGCGCCGGGTTGTGA